One window from the genome of Rhodopseudomonas sp. P2A-2r encodes:
- a CDS encoding DUF1236 domain-containing protein produces the protein MDEKRSATRHRVLKAAIMTFGGGGISCVVRNVSDAGAALDVASPLGIPDEFDLLVEADGSRRHCRVVWRTERRIGVSFSPSHSAINTVPVTERDPAEADLSRNLPPRLPLSDGQCKSEENKMNNRLLMSVAAAALIAGTGLATAQNPGAGREAPAADATKSAPSAPSADRAAPVERTAPTNKDEATDTMKRSDSGSDIKAAPSDDKMKRDNGAQRATDSSRDGAVPKSATTATDKSDPSKAGKDMKAEGQSATGSKAADTKSTSTETKSTTTTGQAGAAGKLSTEQRTKITTVIKEQKVQPVTNVNFSISVGTRVPREVHFHPLPTEIVTVYPDWRGYEFFLVRDQIIVVNPRTLEIVAVLEA, from the coding sequence ATGGACGAGAAGAGAAGCGCGACTCGCCATCGTGTGTTGAAGGCCGCGATCATGACGTTCGGCGGCGGCGGCATCAGCTGTGTGGTGCGCAATGTGTCCGACGCCGGCGCCGCGCTCGACGTGGCAAGTCCGCTGGGCATCCCCGACGAATTCGACCTTCTGGTCGAAGCGGATGGCTCCAGGCGTCACTGCCGCGTGGTGTGGCGAACCGAGCGGCGCATTGGCGTGTCATTTTCCCCGTCGCATAGTGCGATCAATACCGTCCCGGTGACCGAGCGAGATCCGGCAGAAGCGGATTTATCTCGGAACCTCCCTCCTCGCCTCCCGTTGTCGGACGGGCAATGCAAAAGCGAGGAGAACAAGATGAACAACCGTTTATTGATGAGCGTCGCAGCCGCCGCCCTGATCGCCGGAACCGGTCTGGCAACCGCACAAAATCCTGGCGCGGGTCGCGAAGCGCCTGCCGCGGACGCGACCAAGTCCGCACCGTCGGCACCATCAGCTGATCGCGCGGCACCGGTTGAACGCACCGCGCCCACCAACAAGGACGAAGCCACCGATACCATGAAGCGATCGGACTCCGGATCCGACATCAAGGCTGCGCCTTCCGACGACAAGATGAAACGCGACAATGGCGCTCAGCGGGCGACCGATTCCAGCCGCGATGGCGCAGTGCCAAAGTCCGCCACGACCGCTACCGACAAGAGCGATCCGTCGAAAGCCGGCAAGGACATGAAGGCCGAGGGTCAAAGCGCGACCGGCTCCAAGGCCGCGGACACCAAGTCCACGTCGACCGAGACCAAGTCCACAACGACAACGGGCCAGGCCGGCGCCGCCGGCAAGCTGTCTACCGAGCAGCGCACCAAGATCACCACCGTGATCAAGGAGCAGAAGGTGCAGCCGGTGACCAACGTCAACTTCTCGATTTCGGTCGGCACGCGCGTGCCGCGTGAAGTGCACTTCCATCCGCTCCCGACGGAAATCGTCACGGTCTATCCGGACTGGCGCGGCTACGAGTTTTTCCTGGTCCGCGACCAAATCATCGTGGTGAATCCCAGGACGCTTGAGATCGTTGCGGTTCTCGAAGCGTAA
- a CDS encoding response regulator: MSTPVKIIMIEDDEGHARLIERNIRRSGVNNEILPFTNGTAAVNYLFGADGTGLDHKDQALLILLDLNLPDMTGIDILRRVKENDHLKCAPVVVLTTTDDAHEIKRCYELGCNVYITKPVNYESFANAIRQLGLFFSVIQVPQATA; the protein is encoded by the coding sequence ATGAGCACACCTGTCAAAATCATCATGATCGAGGATGACGAGGGCCACGCCCGGCTGATCGAACGCAACATTCGCCGCTCCGGGGTCAATAACGAGATCCTGCCGTTCACCAACGGTACAGCTGCGGTAAATTATCTGTTCGGCGCTGATGGGACCGGCCTGGACCACAAGGACCAGGCGCTGCTGATCCTGCTCGACCTCAACCTGCCCGACATGACCGGGATCGACATCCTGCGTCGGGTCAAGGAAAACGATCACCTGAAGTGCGCGCCGGTCGTGGTTCTCACCACCACCGACGACGCCCACGAAATCAAGCGTTGCTACGAACTCGGTTGCAACGTCTATATTACCAAACCGGTCAACTACGAGAGCTTCGCCAACGCGATCCGCCAACTCGGTCTGTTCTTCTCCGTCATCCAGGTTCCGCAAGCCACCGCATGA
- the aroQ gene encoding type II 3-dehydroquinate dehydratase, protein MATTAAKTVYVLNGPNLNLLGIREPETYGHATLADVEKLCVEAAARFGLTADCRQSNHEGELIDFIHEAREKGVVGIVINAGGYSHTSIALHDALVGVKIPTVEVHVSNVYQRESFRHHSFTAKAAFASLCGFGIEGYRLAISGLAAKIGATAV, encoded by the coding sequence ATGGCCACGACAGCTGCCAAGACCGTTTACGTGCTCAACGGCCCCAACCTCAACCTGCTGGGGATCCGCGAGCCCGAGACCTATGGCCACGCCACGCTGGCCGACGTGGAGAAGCTGTGCGTGGAGGCCGCCGCGCGTTTCGGCCTGACGGCCGATTGCCGGCAGTCCAACCACGAGGGTGAGCTGATCGATTTCATTCACGAGGCGCGCGAAAAGGGCGTGGTCGGGATCGTCATCAATGCCGGCGGCTATTCGCACACCTCGATCGCCCTCCATGACGCGCTTGTCGGCGTCAAGATTCCGACGGTGGAAGTCCACGTCAGCAACGTCTATCAGCGCGAGAGTTTTCGCCACCATTCCTTTACCGCCAAGGCCGCGTTCGCATCGTTGTGCGGCTTCGGTATCGAAGGATACCGTCTTGCTATCAGCGGCCTTGCCGCGAAAATCGGCGCGACCGCAGTCTGA
- the feoB gene encoding ferrous iron transporter B, whose amino-acid sequence MHAPLASTLNSPLNLALVGTPNSGKTSLFNALTGSRQRAANYPGVTVERKSGVFQTPAGRAVTVLDLPGTYSLRGRSPDEQITRDVVLGGMRGEALPDCIVCVADATNLRLSFRLVLELKQVGRPMLLVLNMIDLARHRGIAIDLERLSSELGIPVVTATAVRKGGIAELLSRIDALPASRAADPAANSWQAMPPGALRAMQREADRIIAAAVTPPTRPETMTTRIDAFVLHPLFGMLILLTVLFIMFQAVFSWAQPTMELLSDSFAALGAFVHAHLPQGLLQSFLENGVISGVGSVLVFLPQILILFLFILLLEDFGYMARAAFLMDRIMGGAGLHGRAFIPLLSSFACAIPGIMATRVIDNKRDRLTTILIAPLMTCSARIPVYTLIISAFIPQRDVLGIFNLQGLVMFGLYGVGIGSALGVSYVAKLMMGRDYEPSPFMMELPDYKAPRLKSIALGLYMRAKMFLHRAGTTIFSMMVLIWFLASFPQPPAGAEGPAINYSLAAMIGRFIEPALAPLGFNWQIAVALIPGMAAREVAVAALGTVYAIEGGKEAADQIGQVLAQNWSLATALSLLVWYIFAPQCASTLAVIRRETGSWKWMAFTFGYMLVLAYIASLITYNVAVALGAG is encoded by the coding sequence ATGCATGCGCCGTTGGCTTCCACTCTGAACTCGCCGTTGAACCTCGCTTTGGTCGGCACGCCGAACAGCGGCAAGACCTCGCTGTTCAATGCGCTGACCGGCAGCCGCCAGCGCGCGGCCAATTACCCCGGCGTCACCGTCGAGCGGAAATCCGGCGTCTTCCAGACCCCTGCCGGCCGTGCCGTCACCGTGCTCGACCTGCCCGGCACCTATTCGCTGCGCGGACGCAGCCCTGACGAGCAGATCACCCGCGACGTGGTACTCGGCGGCATGCGTGGCGAGGCTCTGCCCGACTGCATCGTCTGCGTCGCCGACGCCACCAACCTGCGGCTCAGCTTCCGCCTGGTGCTGGAGCTGAAGCAGGTCGGCCGGCCGATGCTGCTGGTGCTCAACATGATCGACCTGGCGCGGCACCGCGGCATCGCCATCGATCTCGAGCGGCTGTCGTCGGAGCTGGGCATTCCCGTGGTCACCGCCACCGCCGTGCGCAAGGGCGGCATCGCCGAGTTGCTGAGCCGCATCGATGCCCTGCCGGCGAGCCGCGCCGCCGATCCCGCTGCCAACAGCTGGCAGGCGATGCCGCCCGGCGCGTTGCGCGCCATGCAGCGCGAGGCCGACCGCATCATCGCCGCCGCGGTGACGCCGCCGACCCGACCGGAGACCATGACAACCCGGATCGACGCCTTTGTGCTGCATCCCTTGTTCGGAATGCTGATCCTGTTGACGGTGCTGTTCATCATGTTCCAGGCCGTGTTCAGCTGGGCGCAGCCGACCATGGAGCTGTTGTCCGACAGTTTTGCGGCGCTCGGGGCGTTCGTCCACGCCCACCTGCCCCAGGGACTGCTGCAGAGCTTCCTGGAGAACGGCGTGATCTCCGGCGTCGGCAGCGTGCTGGTGTTCCTGCCGCAGATCCTGATCCTGTTCCTGTTCATCCTGCTGCTGGAGGATTTCGGCTACATGGCGCGCGCCGCGTTTCTGATGGATCGCATCATGGGCGGCGCCGGGCTGCACGGCCGCGCCTTCATCCCGCTGCTGTCGAGCTTCGCCTGCGCGATCCCCGGCATCATGGCGACGCGGGTGATCGACAACAAACGCGACCGCCTGACCACCATCCTGATCGCGCCGCTGATGACCTGCTCGGCGCGCATTCCGGTCTACACTCTGATCATCTCGGCGTTCATTCCGCAGCGCGACGTGCTGGGCATCTTCAACCTGCAGGGGCTGGTGATGTTCGGCCTCTACGGCGTCGGCATCGGCAGCGCGCTTGGCGTGTCCTATGTGGCGAAACTGATGATGGGGCGCGACTACGAGCCGTCGCCGTTCATGATGGAATTGCCGGACTACAAGGCGCCGCGGCTGAAGAGCATCGCGCTCGGCCTCTACATGCGCGCCAAGATGTTCCTGCACCGGGCCGGCACCACGATCTTCTCGATGATGGTGCTGATCTGGTTCCTGGCCTCGTTCCCGCAGCCGCCGGCCGGCGCCGAGGGCCCCGCCATCAACTACAGCCTGGCGGCGATGATCGGCCGCTTCATCGAGCCGGCGCTGGCGCCGCTCGGCTTCAACTGGCAGATCGCGGTGGCGCTGATCCCCGGCATGGCCGCGCGGGAAGTGGCCGTGGCGGCACTCGGCACCGTCTACGCCATCGAGGGTGGCAAGGAAGCCGCCGACCAGATCGGCCAAGTGCTGGCGCAGAACTGGAGCCTCGCCACCGCGCTGTCACTGCTGGTGTGGTACATCTTTGCGCCGCAATGCGCCTCGACGCTGGCGGTGATCCGCCGCGAAACCGGCAGCTGGAAGTGGATGGCGTTCACCTTCGGCTACATGCTGGTGCTCGCCTACATTGCTTCGTTGATCACCTACAACGTTGCCGTAGCACTCGGCGCCGGCTGA
- a CDS encoding NAD(P)/FAD-dependent oxidoreductase — translation MPDVVILGAGMAGMACARTLLQRGLRPLLVAPEPDVASRGETLSFRASPYLERLGWLDLLDAETATPCQGRYSLWGSAALRRDASHQDEQPGWHIDRRRLEARMADTLDTAGIARRRTEARQLSQEPSEVTIALADGGSIDAAYVIDCTGRAAVTAGPDTPLRRLDRLVGCYCVLTLDDDVDAVAATLVEAVADGWWYMTVMPGGRSLLCYFTDSDLLPPGLRKDPGLLGPLLSQTQAIAARLDSLGLDPTASGALIFAPASTATQVRLIEHRIIRAGDAASALDPLGANGLATALWSGIQAAESVIGLLAGNDSQAKDYERRFLEGIASFLTTQRAMYASERRFSDASFWQRRSHAAPARA, via the coding sequence ATGCCGGACGTCGTTATCCTCGGCGCGGGCATGGCGGGCATGGCCTGTGCCCGCACGCTGCTCCAGCGCGGACTTCGTCCGCTGCTGGTCGCGCCGGAGCCGGATGTCGCCAGCCGCGGCGAGACGCTGTCGTTTCGCGCCTCGCCGTATCTCGAACGCCTCGGCTGGCTGGATCTGCTCGACGCCGAGACGGCCACGCCGTGTCAGGGACGCTACTCCCTGTGGGGCAGCGCGGCGCTGCGTCGCGACGCGTCGCATCAGGACGAGCAGCCGGGTTGGCACATCGACCGCCGGCGCCTGGAAGCACGTATGGCCGATACGCTCGACACCGCCGGCATCGCGCGCCGGCGCACCGAAGCGCGGCAACTGTCGCAAGAGCCTTCCGAGGTGACGATCGCGCTGGCCGACGGCGGGTCGATCGACGCCGCCTATGTCATCGATTGCACCGGCCGGGCGGCTGTGACCGCCGGACCCGACACCCCGCTCCGCCGTCTCGACAGGCTGGTTGGCTGCTACTGCGTGCTCACGCTCGATGACGACGTGGATGCCGTGGCGGCGACGCTGGTCGAGGCCGTCGCCGACGGCTGGTGGTACATGACCGTGATGCCTGGCGGCCGCAGCCTGCTGTGCTACTTCACCGACTCCGATCTGCTGCCACCGGGACTGCGCAAGGATCCCGGCTTGCTGGGTCCGTTGCTGTCGCAGACCCAGGCGATCGCGGCACGGCTCGACAGTCTCGGCCTCGATCCGACGGCATCAGGCGCATTGATTTTCGCGCCGGCCAGCACCGCAACCCAGGTTAGACTGATCGAGCACCGCATCATTCGTGCCGGCGATGCCGCGAGCGCGCTCGATCCGCTCGGCGCCAACGGCCTCGCCACGGCGCTGTGGAGCGGCATCCAGGCCGCGGAAAGCGTGATCGGACTTCTCGCCGGCAACGACAGCCAAGCCAAGGATTATGAGCGACGCTTTCTCGAAGGCATCGCGTCCTTCCTGACCACGCAGCGCGCGATGTATGCGTCGGAACGACGCTTCAGCGACGCATCGTTCTGGCAGCGGCGAAGCCACGCCGCGCCCGCGAGAGCCTGA
- a CDS encoding FeoA family protein: protein MTEPTCLGHAKRGFVGRIHAISAADCNSILAPAELESRLIEMGFVEGASVEILHEGMIGKDPIAVRVDNATVAIRRREAMAIMVA from the coding sequence ATGACCGAGCCAACCTGCCTGGGACACGCCAAACGCGGATTCGTCGGGCGAATCCATGCAATCAGTGCTGCGGACTGCAATTCCATCCTGGCCCCGGCCGAGCTGGAAAGCCGGCTGATCGAGATGGGTTTTGTCGAAGGCGCCAGCGTCGAGATTCTGCACGAAGGCATGATCGGCAAGGACCCGATCGCCGTCCGTGTCGACAACGCGACCGTCGCCATTCGTCGCCGTGAGGCGATGGCCATCATGGTCGCCTGA
- the accC gene encoding acetyl-CoA carboxylase biotin carboxylase subunit: MFEKILIANRGEIALRILRACKELGIATVAVHSTADADAMHVRLADESVCIGPPSSKDSYLNIPSLLAACEITGADAVHPGYGFLSENARFAEILADHNLHFIGPKAEHIRLMGDKIEAKKTAKRLGIPVVPGSDGGVGPEDDAMAIAKAIGFPVLVKAASGGGGRGMKVAETEADLMMALSTAGNEAKAAFGDASVYLEKYLQKPRHIEIQVLGDGRGGAIHLGERDCSLQRRHQKIWEEGPSPILTAAARAKIGATCAKAMQEMQYLGVGTIEFLYEDGEFYFIEMNTRIQVEHPVTEMITDIDLVLEQIRIAAGGDLPCTQEEVIINGHSIECRINAENPETFRPSPGKITQYHPPGGLGVRIDSAVYQGYVIPPYYDSLVGKLIVHGKNRPECLMRLRRALDEIVVEGIETTLPLFRALAREPGIIDGDYHIHWLEQYLAGKAPS; the protein is encoded by the coding sequence ATGTTCGAGAAAATCCTGATAGCCAACCGCGGCGAGATCGCGCTGCGCATCCTGCGGGCCTGCAAGGAGCTGGGCATCGCCACGGTGGCGGTGCACTCCACGGCCGACGCCGACGCCATGCATGTGCGCCTTGCCGACGAGAGCGTGTGCATCGGGCCGCCGTCCTCGAAGGACAGCTATCTCAACATTCCCTCATTGCTGGCGGCCTGCGAGATCACCGGCGCCGACGCGGTGCACCCCGGCTACGGATTCCTGTCGGAGAATGCGCGCTTCGCCGAGATTCTCGCCGACCACAACCTGCATTTCATCGGCCCGAAGGCCGAGCATATCCGCCTGATGGGCGACAAGATCGAAGCCAAGAAGACCGCCAAGCGGCTCGGCATCCCCGTGGTGCCCGGCTCCGACGGCGGCGTCGGCCCCGAGGACGACGCCATGGCCATCGCCAAGGCGATCGGCTTCCCGGTGCTGGTGAAAGCCGCCTCCGGCGGCGGCGGTCGCGGCATGAAGGTGGCGGAGACCGAAGCCGACCTGATGATGGCGCTGTCGACCGCCGGTAACGAGGCCAAGGCAGCGTTCGGCGACGCCTCGGTCTATCTGGAAAAATACCTGCAGAAACCGCGCCATATCGAAATCCAGGTGCTCGGCGACGGTCGCGGCGGCGCCATCCATCTCGGCGAGCGCGATTGCTCGCTGCAGCGCCGCCACCAGAAGATCTGGGAAGAAGGCCCCTCGCCCATCCTGACCGCCGCTGCCCGCGCCAAGATCGGCGCAACCTGCGCCAAGGCAATGCAGGAAATGCAGTATCTCGGCGTCGGCACTATCGAATTCCTCTATGAGGACGGCGAGTTCTACTTCATCGAAATGAACACCCGAATCCAGGTCGAGCATCCCGTCACCGAGATGATCACGGACATCGATCTGGTGCTGGAGCAGATCCGCATCGCCGCCGGCGGCGACCTGCCCTGCACCCAGGAAGAGGTCATCATCAACGGCCACTCGATCGAGTGCCGCATCAATGCGGAGAATCCCGAGACCTTCCGCCCGTCCCCCGGCAAGATTACCCAGTATCACCCGCCCGGCGGCCTTGGCGTCCGGATCGATTCGGCGGTCTACCAAGGCTACGTCATCCCGCCCTATTACGATTCGCTGGTCGGCAAGCTGATCGTGCACGGCAAGAACCGGCCGGAATGCCTGATGCGGCTTCGCCGGGCTCTGGACGAGATCGTCGTCGAGGGCATCGAGACCACGCTGCCGCTGTTCCGGGCACTGGCCCGCGAACCCGGCATTATCGACGGCGATTACCACATCCACTGGCTGGAACAGTATCTCGCCGGCAAGGCACCCAGCTGA
- a CDS encoding sensor histidine kinase, producing MTSDAARKKRAIGQILLLAAGFLVLVAISTSSVVLVNQARKDSGMVVHTVEVENQLSTLLLEIRLAESAARAYLLNSQQTFLDEHDAAVAFIVPGFDKLAAITRDNPVQIANVERLRPAIQTRLGEFAKAVDFVKQNNTPAAIAMLPQTGSGPAVQQIDQISRDIRTEEERLFFERTRTADRTQELASIVTVAGSGLVIALAGLSVFLVRRSARARDEAEARLRENALNLEFTVEERTADLREANDEIQRFAYIVSHDLRSPLVNIMGFTSELEELRGDIFRRIATLGNPEPVVANANGELPEPALAEQDKQLSQDFTEALGFIKSSIAKMDRLISAILNLTREGRREFKPVQIDVRDLIENIASTVAHQAAETETTIRIEPLPDIVSDRLAIEQIFSNLIDNALKYLRNGVPGDILVKGRTKLGFAIYEVVDNGRGIDPKDHQRIFDLFRRAGTQDKPGQGIGLAHVRALVRRLGGTMTVASELGQGSTFTITLPARWTGTKRDKQA from the coding sequence GTGACGTCTGACGCGGCGCGGAAGAAGCGAGCGATCGGACAAATCCTGCTGCTTGCAGCGGGATTTCTTGTGCTGGTCGCGATCAGCACCTCGTCGGTCGTGCTGGTCAACCAGGCCCGCAAGGACTCCGGCATGGTGGTTCACACCGTCGAGGTGGAAAACCAGCTATCGACCTTGCTCCTCGAGATCCGCCTGGCCGAGAGCGCGGCACGCGCCTATCTGCTCAATTCCCAGCAGACATTCCTGGACGAGCACGACGCCGCGGTGGCGTTCATCGTTCCCGGCTTCGACAAGCTCGCCGCGATCACCCGCGACAATCCCGTTCAGATCGCCAATGTCGAACGACTGCGGCCCGCCATCCAAACCCGGCTCGGCGAATTTGCCAAGGCCGTCGATTTCGTGAAGCAGAACAATACGCCGGCCGCGATCGCCATGCTGCCGCAGACCGGGTCCGGCCCGGCGGTCCAGCAGATCGATCAGATCTCGCGGGACATCCGCACCGAGGAAGAGCGGCTGTTTTTCGAGCGCACACGCACCGCTGACCGCACCCAGGAACTCGCGTCCATCGTCACCGTGGCCGGATCGGGGTTGGTGATCGCCTTGGCCGGCCTGTCGGTGTTCCTGGTGCGGCGCTCCGCCCGCGCGCGCGACGAAGCCGAGGCACGGCTGCGTGAGAACGCCCTCAATCTGGAATTCACCGTGGAGGAGCGCACCGCCGACCTGCGCGAGGCCAATGACGAAATCCAGCGCTTCGCCTATATCGTCAGCCATGATCTGCGTTCGCCGCTGGTCAACATCATGGGCTTCACCAGCGAACTTGAGGAATTACGCGGCGACATTTTCCGCCGCATCGCCACCCTCGGCAATCCCGAACCGGTGGTCGCCAACGCCAACGGCGAACTGCCCGAGCCGGCGCTGGCCGAGCAGGACAAGCAACTCTCGCAGGACTTCACCGAGGCCCTGGGCTTCATCAAGTCGTCGATTGCCAAGATGGACCGGCTGATCAGCGCCATCCTCAACCTCACCCGTGAAGGTCGCCGCGAGTTCAAGCCGGTCCAGATCGACGTCCGCGACCTGATCGAGAACATCGCTTCCACGGTGGCGCACCAGGCCGCTGAGACCGAGACCACGATCCGCATCGAGCCGCTGCCCGACATTGTCAGCGACCGCCTGGCAATCGAACAGATTTTCTCAAATTTGATCGATAATGCGCTGAAGTATCTCAGGAACGGCGTGCCCGGCGACATCCTCGTCAAAGGCCGCACAAAACTCGGCTTTGCGATCTATGAGGTCGTCGACAACGGACGTGGCATCGACCCGAAGGACCACCAGCGGATCTTTGATCTTTTCCGGCGTGCGGGTACACAGGACAAACCGGGTCAGGGCATCGGGCTGGCGCATGTGCGCGCCCTGGTGCGACGGCTCGGCGGCACCATGACGGTAGCGTCGGAACTGGGTCAAGGCAGCACCTTCACCATTACCCTGCCGGCAAGATGGACGGGGACCAAACGGGACAAGCAAGCATGA
- a CDS encoding RidA family protein, translating into MAIALTRRSTSTRLDPTSSVIPAKEVVMLSCLRIAAVVSSTLLVCVAGPAQSEAVKIIPPVKGGITPSGSWSVGARAGDFIFVGGMRGVDPATNKLVEGDEARIRQMFVNMKQVAEAEGATLQDAVRLTIYVSDVVRYRALVNKVQEDLWGKGPYPPRTVLEVRKLDQDDIAEVDATFYAPAKKN; encoded by the coding sequence ATGGCCATCGCCCTCACCCGTCGATCCACGTCCACCCGGCTCGACCCAACATCGAGCGTCATTCCCGCCAAAGAGGTTGTCATGCTGTCCTGCCTGCGTATCGCTGCCGTTGTCTCCTCGACCCTGCTGGTCTGCGTCGCCGGACCGGCGCAGTCCGAGGCCGTCAAGATCATTCCGCCGGTCAAGGGCGGCATCACGCCGAGCGGATCGTGGAGCGTCGGCGCCCGCGCCGGCGACTTCATTTTCGTCGGCGGCATGCGCGGCGTCGATCCCGCGACCAACAAGCTGGTCGAAGGCGACGAAGCGCGCATCCGCCAGATGTTCGTCAACATGAAGCAGGTCGCCGAGGCCGAGGGCGCCACCCTGCAGGACGCGGTGCGCCTGACCATCTACGTGTCCGACGTCGTGCGCTATCGCGCCCTTGTCAACAAGGTGCAGGAAGACCTCTGGGGCAAGGGCCCCTATCCGCCGCGCACCGTGTTGGAAGTCCGCAAGCTCGACCAGGACGACATCGCCGAAGTCGACGCCACCTTCTACGCGCCGGCCAAAAAGAACTGA
- a CDS encoding DsbA family protein, protein MPSFRFLRSATVALALCGIPAVASAQSFNDAQRGEIQKIIKDYLITHPEVLEEVSAELTKRQATAEAEKHQAAIASNANIIFNSPRGVTVGNKDGDVTFVEFFDYNCGYCKRAMTDMIDLMKADPKLKVVLKEFPVLGPGSVEAAQVAVAVRMQDPTGKKYLDFHQKLLGGRGQADKARAMAAAKEAGLDMTKLEKDLTSPEVRATIEENFKLAEAMGMNGTPSYVIGKQVVIGAVGADALKEKIGIARCGKATC, encoded by the coding sequence ATGCCGTCGTTTCGTTTTCTCCGCTCCGCTACGGTGGCCCTCGCGCTTTGCGGCATCCCCGCGGTCGCCTCGGCGCAGAGCTTCAACGACGCCCAGCGCGGCGAGATCCAGAAGATCATCAAGGACTACCTGATCACCCACCCTGAAGTGCTCGAGGAAGTCTCGGCCGAACTGACCAAGCGCCAGGCCACCGCCGAGGCCGAGAAGCATCAGGCGGCGATTGCCTCCAATGCCAATATCATCTTCAACTCGCCGCGCGGCGTCACCGTCGGCAACAAGGACGGCGACGTCACCTTCGTCGAGTTCTTCGACTACAACTGCGGCTACTGCAAACGCGCGATGACCGACATGATCGACCTCATGAAGGCCGATCCGAAGCTCAAGGTGGTGCTGAAGGAATTCCCGGTGCTCGGACCGGGTTCGGTGGAAGCCGCGCAGGTCGCCGTCGCCGTGCGCATGCAGGATCCCACCGGCAAGAAGTACCTCGACTTCCACCAGAAGCTGCTCGGCGGCCGCGGTCAGGCCGACAAGGCCCGCGCCATGGCGGCGGCCAAGGAGGCGGGCCTCGACATGACGAAACTGGAGAAGGATCTCACCAGCCCCGAGGTGCGCGCCACCATCGAGGAAAACTTCAAGCTCGCCGAAGCCATGGGCATGAACGGCACGCCGAGCTACGTGATCGGCAAGCAGGTCGTCATCGGCGCGGTCGGCGCCGACGCCCTCAAGGAAAAGATCGGCATCGCCCGCTGCGGCAAGGCGACCTGCTGA
- a CDS encoding sensor histidine kinase codes for MNSTAPSTLLYIDDDAALARLVERGLKRQGYAVEHCDNGEAGVARIKQGGIDVVALDQYMPGLDGLETLELIQAIPGAPPVVFVTASQDSKIAVTALKAGAADYLVKDTQGDFVPLLHVAADGAVKQARIRKARDDAEAEVHASRDRYAALAAEREVLLREVNHRVGNSLQIIASLLHLQANSSSDDDVKVALTNAMGRVAAVAQVHRRLYTSHDLKSVLLNQYLEALLEDLRRSAEGNRMSRLTLKAEQMEIDPDRAVAIGIIVNELVMNAVKYAYPDGAGPIHVVLSADGDDIMLSITDDGVGLNVKLDPRSTGMGQRIVNAMANKLEATVERDPAHSGTRIVLRFHARTAAEVAAAKTPLSAAS; via the coding sequence ATGAATTCAACCGCGCCATCCACCTTGCTGTATATCGACGACGACGCCGCTTTGGCGCGGCTGGTGGAGCGCGGCCTGAAACGGCAGGGCTATGCGGTCGAACACTGCGACAATGGCGAGGCCGGCGTCGCCCGCATCAAGCAAGGCGGCATCGATGTGGTGGCGCTCGACCAGTACATGCCCGGGCTCGACGGGCTTGAGACTCTGGAGTTGATCCAGGCGATTCCCGGCGCGCCGCCGGTGGTGTTCGTGACGGCGTCGCAGGACTCCAAGATTGCGGTGACGGCCCTGAAAGCCGGCGCAGCGGACTATCTGGTCAAGGACACCCAGGGCGACTTCGTCCCCCTGCTCCACGTTGCCGCCGACGGCGCGGTGAAACAGGCCCGCATCCGCAAGGCGCGCGACGACGCCGAAGCCGAGGTCCACGCCTCGCGCGACCGCTACGCGGCGCTGGCCGCCGAACGCGAAGTGCTGCTGCGCGAGGTCAACCATCGCGTCGGCAACTCGCTGCAGATCATCGCCTCGCTGCTGCATCTGCAGGCCAATTCGTCCAGCGACGACGACGTCAAGGTGGCACTGACCAATGCCATGGGCCGCGTCGCCGCGGTGGCGCAGGTGCATCGCCGGCTCTACACCTCCCATGATCTCAAGAGCGTGCTGCTGAACCAGTATCTCGAGGCCCTGCTGGAAGACCTGCGGCGCTCCGCCGAGGGCAACCGGATGTCGCGGCTCACGCTGAAGGCCGAGCAGATGGAGATCGATCCTGACCGTGCGGTAGCGATCGGCATCATCGTCAACGAACTCGTCATGAACGCGGTCAAGTACGCCTATCCCGATGGCGCCGGCCCGATCCATGTGGTGCTGTCGGCGGACGGCGACGACATCATGCTGTCGATCACCGACGACGGCGTCGGCCTCAACGTCAAGCTCGATCCGCGCTCCACCGGCATGGGCCAGCGCATCGTCAACGCCATGGCCAACAAGCTGGAGGCCACCGTCGAGCGCGACCCCGCGCATTCCGGCACCCGCATCGTGCTGCGCTTTCACGCCCGCACCGCGGCCGAAGTGGCCGCCGCCAAGACGCCGCTCAGCGCGGCGAGTTGA